Proteins from one Pseudarthrobacter sp. BIM B-2242 genomic window:
- the sdhA gene encoding succinate dehydrogenase flavoprotein subunit — protein MQVHKYDVVIVGAGGAGMRAAIESGQRARTAVLTKLYPTRSHTGAAQGGMCAALANVEEDNWEWHTFDTVKGGDYLVDQDAAEVMAKEAIDAVLDLEKMGLPFNRTPEGRIDQRRFGGHTRDHGKAPVRRACYAADRTGHMILQTLYQNCVKHNVEFYNEYYVLDLLTVEEDAVREDGTPYKQKRVAGVVSYDLASGELHVFQAKSVVFASGGAGKVFKTTSNAHTLTGDGMGIAFRRGIPLEDMEFFQFHPTGLAGLGILLSEAARGEGAILRNSEGERFMERYAPTIKDLAPRDIVARSMANEVREGRGCGPNKDYVLLDLTHLEPAHIDAKLPDITEFARTYLGVEPYTEPVPVFPTAHYAMGGIPTNITTEVLQDNDTVVPGLYAAGEVACVSVHGSNRLGTNSLLDINVFGKRAGVAAAEYAKTADFVDLPEDPEAYTIELLNIARNGTGDEKVAVIRKDLQDTMDANMQVFRTADTLNQVLRDIESFEARYKNISVQDKGKRFNLDLLEAVELGFLLELAKVMTVAALHREESRGGHFREDFPDRNDEKFMKHSMAYKDDHAPADGTAAADAAVTAGIRLATKPVVFTRYEPMVRKY, from the coding sequence ATGCAGGTCCATAAGTACGACGTCGTCATCGTCGGTGCCGGTGGCGCTGGCATGCGCGCCGCGATCGAGTCCGGTCAGCGCGCGCGCACAGCAGTACTGACCAAGCTCTACCCCACCCGCTCGCACACAGGTGCTGCGCAGGGTGGCATGTGTGCGGCCCTTGCCAACGTCGAGGAAGACAACTGGGAATGGCACACCTTCGACACCGTCAAGGGCGGCGACTACCTGGTTGACCAGGATGCAGCGGAGGTCATGGCCAAGGAAGCCATCGACGCCGTGCTGGACCTTGAGAAGATGGGCCTGCCGTTCAACCGCACCCCTGAAGGCCGGATCGACCAGCGCCGCTTCGGTGGCCACACCCGCGACCACGGCAAGGCACCGGTCCGCCGCGCCTGCTACGCCGCCGACCGCACCGGCCACATGATCCTCCAGACGCTCTACCAGAACTGCGTCAAGCACAACGTCGAGTTCTACAACGAGTACTACGTCCTGGACCTGCTGACGGTCGAGGAAGACGCCGTCCGCGAAGACGGCACGCCGTACAAGCAGAAGCGTGTTGCCGGCGTTGTGTCCTACGACCTCGCCTCCGGTGAACTGCACGTCTTCCAGGCCAAGTCCGTGGTCTTCGCTTCCGGCGGCGCCGGCAAGGTCTTCAAGACCACGTCCAACGCACACACCCTCACCGGTGACGGCATGGGCATCGCGTTCCGCCGCGGCATCCCCCTGGAGGATATGGAGTTCTTCCAGTTCCACCCGACAGGCCTTGCCGGCCTGGGCATCCTGCTGTCCGAAGCAGCACGCGGTGAGGGCGCCATCCTGCGTAACTCCGAGGGTGAGCGCTTTATGGAGCGTTACGCCCCCACCATCAAGGACCTGGCACCCCGTGACATCGTGGCCCGCTCCATGGCCAACGAAGTCCGCGAAGGCCGCGGCTGTGGTCCAAACAAGGATTACGTCCTCCTGGACCTGACCCACCTGGAGCCGGCGCACATCGACGCCAAACTGCCGGACATCACGGAGTTCGCCCGCACCTACCTCGGTGTGGAGCCCTACACGGAGCCCGTCCCCGTTTTCCCGACGGCCCATTACGCCATGGGCGGCATCCCCACGAACATCACCACCGAGGTCCTGCAGGACAACGACACCGTGGTTCCGGGCCTCTACGCTGCCGGTGAAGTTGCCTGCGTGTCGGTCCACGGCTCCAACCGACTGGGCACCAACTCGCTCCTGGACATCAACGTGTTCGGCAAGCGCGCCGGCGTCGCCGCCGCCGAATACGCCAAGACGGCTGACTTCGTGGACCTCCCCGAGGACCCCGAGGCGTACACCATCGAGCTGCTGAACATTGCCCGCAACGGCACCGGCGACGAAAAGGTGGCCGTGATCCGTAAGGACCTGCAGGACACCATGGACGCCAACATGCAGGTGTTCCGCACGGCTGACACCCTGAACCAGGTCCTCCGGGACATCGAGTCCTTCGAGGCGCGCTACAAGAACATCAGCGTCCAGGACAAGGGCAAGCGGTTCAACCTGGACCTGCTCGAAGCCGTGGAACTGGGCTTCCTGCTGGAACTGGCCAAGGTCATGACCGTGGCGGCACTGCACCGTGAGGAGTCCCGCGGCGGACACTTCCGCGAGGACTTCCCGGACCGCAACGACGAAAAATTCATGAAGCACTCCATGGCGTACAAGGATGACCACGCCCCGGCCGACGGAACGGCGGCGGCAGATGCCGCAGTTACAGCCGGTATCCGCCTCGCCACCAAACCGGTTGTCTTTACCCGCTACGAGCCGATGGTGAGGAAGTACTAA
- a CDS encoding succinate dehydrogenase hydrophobic membrane anchor subunit gives MTATIDSPRSGKISPQYRRTGSSRGNFEMLAWLFMRLSGIVLVVLIFGHLFVNLLVGEGIHAIDFGFVAGKWADPFWQVWDLAMLWLAMLHGTNGVRTIINDYAEKDSTRLWLKIVLYAATTVIIVLGTLVIFTFNPCPVVDGVPLPGGFCPA, from the coding sequence ATGACTGCAACGATTGACAGCCCGCGCAGCGGCAAGATTTCACCCCAGTACCGCCGGACCGGCAGCAGCCGGGGCAACTTCGAAATGCTGGCCTGGCTGTTCATGCGCCTGTCCGGCATTGTGCTGGTAGTCCTCATCTTCGGCCACCTTTTTGTCAACCTCCTGGTGGGTGAGGGCATCCACGCCATCGATTTCGGTTTCGTCGCCGGCAAGTGGGCTGACCCGTTCTGGCAGGTCTGGGACCTGGCCATGCTGTGGCTGGCCATGCTGCACGGCACCAACGGCGTCCGCACCATCATCAACGACTACGCCGAGAAGGATTCCACGCGTCTCTGGCTCAAGATCGTGCTGTACGCGGCCACCACCGTGATCATCGTCCTTGGCACCCTGGTGATCTTCACTTTCAACCCGTGCCCCGTTGTTGACGGTGTCCCGCTGCCGGGCGGCTTCTGCCCCGCCTAG
- the sdhC gene encoding succinate dehydrogenase, cytochrome b556 subunit — translation MPTKPAGTLYRGREGMWSWVGHRITGVVIFFFLLVHVLDTSLVRVSPEAYTAVIGAYKNPLMALGETGLVAAIVFHAFNGLRIIAVDFWKKGAKYQRQMLWTVLALWVVVMVGFSIRHLSLALGGH, via the coding sequence GTGCCGACAAAACCAGCTGGCACCTTGTACCGCGGCCGTGAAGGCATGTGGTCCTGGGTAGGACACCGAATTACCGGTGTAGTGATCTTTTTCTTCTTGTTGGTCCATGTGCTGGACACCTCATTGGTGCGTGTTTCCCCTGAGGCTTACACCGCAGTTATTGGCGCATACAAGAACCCCCTCATGGCCCTGGGTGAAACGGGCCTGGTTGCCGCGATTGTTTTCCACGCCTTTAACGGCCTGCGGATCATCGCCGTCGACTTCTGGAAGAAGGGCGCCAAGTACCAGCGCCAGATGCTGTGGACTGTCCTGGCCCTGTGGGTAGTTGTGATGGTCGGCTTCTCCATTCGCCACCTTTCCCTTGCCCTTGGAGGTCACTAA
- a CDS encoding mannose-1-phosphate guanylyltransferase encodes MSTDKVTSPASPLDRFIAVIPAGGVGTRLWPLSRAAAPKFLHDLTGSGSTLLRATYDRLEPLAGRRVLVVTGTAHRAAVCRQLPEIQDADLVLESEPKDSGAAIGLAAAILHERDPDTIMGSFAADQVISPDHLFHAAVREAIHTAAAGKIVTIGIKPTHPSTGFGYIRAGQELHIEGAPSAQAVVEFVEKPDEEVAQQYVDSGEYVWNAGMFVAPVALMLKHLEANQPELFNGLLEIARAWDTPDRDAVTARVWPTLPKIAIDYAVAEPAAAAGDVAVVPGTFGWDDVGDFASVGRLNSAREVDDVTVIGEGARVFTENASGVVVSDTKRVIALIGIKDVVIVDTGDALLVTTKEHAQRVKGAVDALKASGDTDVL; translated from the coding sequence ATGAGTACAGACAAAGTGACAAGCCCGGCATCACCCCTTGACCGTTTTATTGCGGTGATTCCGGCAGGCGGAGTGGGGACCCGCCTCTGGCCCCTGTCACGTGCAGCAGCTCCCAAATTCCTTCACGATCTCACTGGTTCAGGCAGTACGTTGCTGCGGGCCACCTACGACCGTCTCGAGCCCCTCGCGGGCCGCCGGGTCCTGGTTGTCACCGGGACGGCCCACCGCGCGGCAGTGTGCCGTCAGTTGCCTGAGATCCAGGACGCCGACCTCGTGCTCGAAAGCGAGCCCAAGGATTCCGGCGCCGCAATCGGACTGGCCGCCGCCATCCTGCATGAGCGGGATCCGGACACCATCATGGGTTCCTTCGCCGCGGACCAGGTGATCAGCCCGGACCACCTGTTCCACGCAGCGGTGCGGGAGGCCATCCATACGGCCGCAGCCGGCAAGATCGTGACCATCGGCATCAAGCCCACGCACCCGTCCACCGGCTTCGGTTATATCCGGGCCGGCCAGGAGCTGCATATCGAGGGTGCCCCCAGTGCGCAGGCAGTGGTGGAGTTTGTGGAGAAGCCGGACGAAGAAGTGGCCCAGCAGTACGTGGACAGTGGCGAGTACGTCTGGAACGCGGGGATGTTCGTGGCTCCGGTGGCCCTGATGCTCAAGCACCTGGAAGCCAACCAGCCCGAGCTGTTCAACGGCCTGCTCGAAATCGCCCGGGCGTGGGACACTCCGGACCGCGACGCCGTCACGGCCCGTGTCTGGCCTACGCTGCCTAAGATTGCCATCGACTATGCGGTGGCCGAACCTGCGGCGGCCGCCGGCGACGTCGCCGTGGTGCCGGGCACATTCGGCTGGGACGACGTCGGGGATTTCGCTTCCGTGGGCAGGCTCAACAGTGCGCGGGAAGTGGACGACGTCACGGTCATCGGTGAGGGCGCGCGTGTGTTCACGGAGAACGCCAGCGGTGTGGTGGTTTCCGACACCAAGCGCGTGATTGCCCTGATCGGTATTAAGGACGTGGTCATTGTGGACACCGGAGATGCCCTGCTGGTGACCACCAAGGAGCACGCCCAGCGGGTCAAGGGCGCTGTTGACGCGCTCAAGGCCAGCGGCGATACCGACGTCCTGTAG
- a CDS encoding amidohydrolase: protein MRNYTTEAEPTALVRPWLEPLLPELIDFRRDLHAHPELSFKEFRTTDKLVERLEAAGLAPRRLEGTGLTVDIGEGPIATALRGDIDALPIIEETGLPFASKNHGVTHACGHDVHTATMLGVALVLQNMHEESPLGGTVRIIFQPAEETMPGGALSCIEQGVLDGVPRIFALHCDPRIDVGRIGTRIGAITSASDTIKIELTGRGGHTSRPHLTEDLVFALAQIAVNVPAVLSRRVDVRSGVSVVWGQINAGSAPNAIPGTGYMAGTMRCLDRDAWHDAGELLDEVVQQVAAPYGVDVHLEHTRGVPPVVNSEHETALIEAAARAELGESAVTLTPQSMGGEDFAWFLAERPGAMMRLGTKTPGGEEYDLHRGDYILDERALGLGIQVLTAAALRTIRDL, encoded by the coding sequence GTGCGTAATTACACTACTGAAGCCGAGCCCACCGCATTGGTGCGGCCATGGCTGGAGCCGCTCCTGCCGGAACTGATCGATTTCCGCAGGGATCTCCATGCGCACCCGGAGCTCTCCTTCAAGGAATTCCGCACCACGGACAAGCTAGTTGAGCGCCTTGAGGCTGCAGGCCTGGCGCCGCGGCGGCTTGAGGGCACCGGCCTGACTGTGGACATCGGCGAAGGACCGATCGCCACGGCCCTGCGCGGCGACATCGACGCATTGCCGATCATCGAGGAAACCGGGCTGCCGTTTGCCTCAAAGAACCATGGCGTGACGCACGCCTGCGGTCATGATGTCCACACCGCCACGATGCTTGGCGTCGCTTTGGTCCTGCAGAACATGCATGAGGAGTCCCCGCTCGGCGGCACCGTCCGGATCATCTTCCAGCCCGCCGAGGAGACCATGCCCGGCGGTGCGCTGTCCTGCATCGAGCAGGGCGTCCTGGATGGCGTGCCGCGCATCTTCGCGCTGCACTGTGACCCGAGGATCGACGTCGGGCGCATCGGCACGCGCATCGGCGCCATTACGTCCGCGTCGGACACCATCAAGATCGAACTCACCGGACGCGGCGGCCACACGTCCCGGCCGCACCTGACAGAGGACCTGGTGTTCGCCCTGGCGCAGATCGCCGTGAATGTTCCGGCCGTGCTCTCCCGCCGGGTGGATGTCCGCAGCGGGGTATCCGTGGTGTGGGGCCAGATCAACGCCGGCTCGGCTCCCAACGCCATCCCCGGCACCGGCTACATGGCCGGCACCATGCGCTGCCTGGACCGCGACGCCTGGCACGATGCCGGCGAACTTCTGGATGAGGTGGTGCAGCAGGTCGCCGCACCCTATGGCGTGGACGTGCACCTGGAACACACCAGGGGAGTGCCGCCGGTGGTGAACTCCGAACACGAGACGGCGCTGATCGAGGCTGCAGCCCGCGCTGAACTCGGTGAGAGTGCTGTCACGCTCACGCCGCAGTCCATGGGCGGGGAGGACTTCGCGTGGTTCCTGGCCGAGCGGCCGGGTGCCATGATGCGCCTGGGCACCAAAACTCCCGGCGGCGAAGAATACGACCTGCACCGCGGTGACTACATCCTGGACGAGCGTGCGCTGGGCCTCGGCATCCAGGTCCTTACCGCCGCGGCCCTGCGGACCATCCGCGACCTCTGA
- a CDS encoding MarR family winged helix-turn-helix transcriptional regulator gives MTEAPRLDRQVCFALYSASRAATAVYRPVLEDLGLTYPQYLVMLVLWESEPRGVKELGEELGLDSGTLSPLLKRLEAMGLVERRRSGEDERRVVVHLTPTGRALSTRAGAIPQRLADAAGLSGEELEQLRTTLERLTQALHRAH, from the coding sequence ATGACTGAAGCTCCCCGCCTGGACCGCCAAGTGTGCTTTGCGCTGTACTCAGCGTCACGGGCCGCTACGGCCGTCTACCGGCCCGTGCTCGAAGACCTCGGCCTGACATATCCGCAGTATCTGGTGATGCTGGTTCTCTGGGAATCGGAACCGAGGGGAGTCAAGGAACTCGGCGAAGAACTGGGGCTGGACTCCGGGACGCTGTCGCCGCTGCTCAAGCGCCTTGAGGCCATGGGGCTCGTCGAGCGCCGACGGTCCGGGGAAGATGAGCGCCGTGTTGTTGTTCATCTGACCCCCACGGGGCGGGCGCTTAGCACCAGGGCCGGCGCGATTCCCCAACGCCTGGCTGACGCCGCCGGACTATCAGGTGAGGAGCTGGAACAGCTCCGCACCACCCTGGAACGGCTCACCCAGGCCCTGCACCGGGCACACTGA
- a CDS encoding organic hydroperoxide resistance protein, with the protein MKTLYTAEALASGEGRDGNARTNDGKLDVSLASPVELGGNGKGTNPEQLFAAGYAACFHSALRLVGRKEGADLTDSAVAAKVHLGAVGNGFGLAAELEIAVPALDLATAEALVAKAHQVCPYSNATRGNMTVDIKILEFAA; encoded by the coding sequence ATGAAAACTCTCTACACTGCCGAGGCGCTGGCCTCCGGCGAAGGCCGCGACGGCAATGCACGCACCAATGACGGCAAGCTGGATGTGAGCCTGGCCAGCCCCGTTGAGCTGGGCGGCAACGGCAAAGGCACCAATCCGGAGCAGCTCTTCGCGGCCGGCTACGCGGCCTGTTTCCACTCGGCGCTCCGTCTCGTGGGGCGCAAAGAGGGCGCCGACCTGACTGACTCCGCCGTGGCAGCCAAAGTCCACCTCGGCGCCGTGGGCAACGGTTTCGGCCTTGCAGCAGAGCTGGAGATCGCGGTTCCGGCCCTGGATCTCGCCACCGCCGAGGCCCTTGTGGCCAAAGCACACCAGGTCTGCCCCTATTCCAACGCCACCCGCGGAAACATGACCGTAGACATCAAGATCCTGGAGTTCGCCGCATGA
- a CDS encoding NADP-dependent oxidoreductase, producing MSIATALPTSTREIRLASRPAGRPVPENFRLAESALPELQDGQILVRNLYISVDPYMRGRMNDVKSYSAPFALDAALDGGAVGEVIASRSEARKAGDVVVHQLGWREYAVLDADATTVARTDLAPASAFLGALGMTGLTAYAGLLKVGEFKPGDAVFVSGAAGAVGSLVGQIAKAMGASRVIGSAGTPEKVARLLELGFDAAFNYRDAPVRDQLKAAADGKGIDVYFDNVGGEHLEAALAELNVGGHVAMCGAIAQYNATEPTPAPRNLMLAIGKQLTLRGFLVGGQRQHRAEFFEKMSAWLADGSVRYDETVVDGLENAPRAFMDLLDGANTGKMLVRL from the coding sequence ATGAGCATCGCCACTGCACTTCCTACGTCCACCCGCGAAATCCGTCTGGCGTCCCGTCCGGCAGGGCGTCCGGTACCCGAAAACTTCCGCCTGGCAGAGTCGGCATTGCCGGAGCTTCAGGACGGCCAGATCCTGGTGCGCAACCTCTACATCTCCGTGGACCCCTACATGCGCGGCCGCATGAACGACGTCAAATCCTACTCGGCGCCGTTCGCGCTGGATGCAGCGCTCGACGGCGGTGCCGTAGGTGAGGTGATCGCGTCCCGGTCCGAAGCGCGGAAGGCGGGGGACGTCGTCGTCCATCAGCTCGGGTGGCGCGAATACGCGGTGCTGGACGCGGATGCCACAACGGTTGCCCGCACGGACCTCGCTCCGGCGTCGGCCTTCCTGGGTGCGCTGGGCATGACCGGCCTGACGGCCTATGCGGGCCTGCTCAAGGTTGGCGAGTTCAAGCCAGGCGATGCAGTGTTCGTCTCCGGGGCCGCCGGGGCTGTTGGTTCACTGGTTGGCCAGATCGCCAAGGCCATGGGCGCCTCCCGCGTTATCGGCAGTGCCGGGACGCCGGAGAAGGTGGCGCGGCTCCTGGAGCTGGGCTTCGACGCTGCCTTCAATTACCGCGACGCGCCTGTCCGCGACCAACTCAAAGCGGCCGCGGACGGCAAAGGCATTGACGTCTACTTCGACAACGTGGGCGGCGAACACCTGGAAGCTGCTTTGGCCGAGCTGAATGTTGGCGGGCATGTGGCCATGTGCGGCGCAATCGCCCAATACAACGCGACCGAGCCCACACCGGCTCCGCGGAACCTTATGCTTGCCATCGGCAAACAGCTGACGCTCCGCGGGTTCCTCGTGGGCGGCCAGCGCCAGCACCGCGCGGAATTTTTCGAGAAGATGTCTGCCTGGCTGGCAGACGGTTCGGTCCGCTATGACGAGACTGTGGTTGACGGTCTGGAGAACGCACCCCGGGCCTTTATGGACCTGCTCGACGGTGCGAACACAGGCAAGATGCTGGTCCGCCTCTAG
- a CDS encoding BMP family protein: protein MKNTLRAKFKRGSLFGVASVGATALLLTGCGAAPETGGTATEAASDYTGCIVSDSGGFDDQSFNQSSYEGLKKAEADLGIKVNQVESKTNNDFEPNLRAMVAANCDLTLTIGFLLGDATKAQAAANPESHFAIVDFAYDPPISNVKPIIYDTAQAAFLAGYLAAGSTKTGTVATFGGIKIPTVTIFMDGYADGVKYYNEQKGTNVKVLGWDKASQDGSFTGDFEKQDVGKQLTQNFLDQGADIVMPVAGPVGKGAGAALNEAKAAGKDVKLIWVDSDGFLTAPEYKDIMLSSVMKLMGEAVETVVKEDKEGKFTNTPYVGTLANEGVQLAPFHGFDSQVPAELKSELEQLKKDIVDGKIKVESAASPKA, encoded by the coding sequence TTGAAGAACACTCTGCGCGCAAAGTTCAAGCGTGGTTCACTGTTCGGCGTGGCCTCAGTGGGTGCTACGGCACTTCTGCTGACCGGCTGCGGCGCAGCACCTGAGACCGGCGGCACCGCCACTGAGGCGGCGAGCGACTACACCGGCTGCATCGTCTCTGACTCCGGTGGATTCGACGACCAGTCCTTCAACCAGTCCTCCTATGAAGGGCTCAAGAAGGCCGAGGCGGACCTCGGCATCAAGGTCAACCAGGTCGAGTCCAAAACAAACAATGATTTCGAGCCGAACCTCCGGGCCATGGTTGCGGCCAATTGCGACCTCACCCTGACCATTGGCTTCCTGCTGGGTGACGCCACCAAGGCCCAGGCCGCGGCCAACCCGGAGAGCCACTTCGCCATCGTGGACTTCGCCTACGACCCGCCCATCAGCAACGTCAAGCCCATCATCTATGACACCGCCCAGGCAGCCTTCCTGGCCGGGTATCTCGCTGCAGGCAGCACCAAGACCGGAACGGTGGCCACGTTTGGTGGCATCAAGATCCCCACCGTCACCATCTTTATGGACGGCTATGCCGACGGCGTGAAGTACTACAACGAGCAGAAGGGCACCAACGTGAAGGTCCTGGGCTGGGACAAAGCCTCCCAGGACGGCAGCTTCACCGGTGACTTCGAGAAGCAGGACGTGGGTAAGCAGCTGACCCAGAACTTCCTGGACCAGGGCGCGGACATCGTGATGCCCGTGGCCGGCCCGGTAGGCAAGGGCGCCGGCGCGGCCCTGAACGAAGCGAAGGCTGCCGGCAAGGACGTCAAGCTCATCTGGGTTGACTCCGATGGCTTCCTGACAGCTCCCGAATACAAGGACATCATGCTGTCCTCGGTCATGAAGCTCATGGGCGAGGCCGTGGAGACCGTGGTGAAGGAAGACAAGGAAGGCAAGTTCACCAATACGCCGTACGTCGGCACACTGGCGAACGAGGGCGTCCAGCTGGCACCGTTCCATGGCTTCGACTCCCAGGTCCCGGCTGAACTGAAGTCCGAGCTGGAACAGCTGAAGAAGGACATCGTGGACGGCAAGATCAAGGTCGAGTCTGCGGCAAGCCCCAAGGCGTAG
- a CDS encoding ABC transporter ATP-binding protein, translating into MKLELRGITKRFGTLLANDHIDVVVEPGQIHCLLGENGAGKSTLMNVLYGLYEPTEGEILVDDKPVSFRGPGDAMAAGIGMVHQHFMLVPVFTVAENVALGAEATRAGGFLNLDDTRRKIKEISDRYGFDVDPDALVEDLPVGVQQRVEIIKALVRDARVLILDEPTAVLTPQETDELLDIMRQLKSNGTSIVFISHKLREVKAVSDTITVIRRGKVVGSASPGDSTTALASMMVGRAVSLTLDKAPAKPQEKTFQVKDLTVIAPNGQHTVDGISFDIARGEILAVAGVQGNGQTELTEAILGLQDRVHGSILLDNVELVGRSVKEVLNAGVGFVPEDRSVDGLIGTFSIAENLVLDRYDQPPFAKGISMSPAKVLENAKSRIEEFDVRTPSGLLAAGTLSGGNQQKVVMARELSRPLRLFIASQPTRGVDVGSIEFLHKRIVAERDQGTPVMIISTELDEVMELADRIAVLYKGKLVGIVPAGTGRDVLGLMMAGISAEDAAGPEHAGPGAVQADMPATGTAVPTPPADTNAAADRRAASSPEGGDHA; encoded by the coding sequence TTGAAACTTGAACTCAGAGGGATCACCAAACGCTTCGGCACCCTGCTCGCCAACGACCACATAGACGTGGTGGTTGAACCCGGACAGATCCACTGTCTGCTGGGCGAGAACGGGGCCGGCAAATCCACCCTGATGAACGTGCTGTACGGGCTGTACGAGCCCACCGAGGGCGAAATCCTCGTTGACGACAAACCTGTTTCCTTCCGCGGCCCCGGCGACGCCATGGCTGCAGGCATCGGCATGGTGCACCAGCACTTTATGCTCGTGCCGGTCTTCACCGTGGCCGAGAACGTGGCGCTTGGTGCTGAGGCAACCCGGGCCGGGGGCTTCCTCAACCTGGATGACACCCGCCGCAAAATCAAGGAAATCTCGGACCGCTACGGGTTCGACGTCGATCCGGACGCCCTTGTGGAGGACTTGCCGGTTGGCGTCCAGCAACGCGTGGAAATCATCAAGGCCCTGGTCCGCGACGCCAGGGTCCTTATTTTGGATGAGCCCACTGCCGTGCTGACGCCCCAGGAAACCGACGAACTGCTGGACATCATGCGCCAGCTCAAGTCCAACGGCACTTCGATTGTGTTCATCTCGCACAAACTGCGTGAAGTGAAAGCGGTCTCGGACACCATCACCGTGATCCGGCGCGGCAAGGTGGTGGGATCCGCCAGCCCCGGCGACTCCACCACGGCGCTGGCCTCCATGATGGTGGGCCGCGCCGTGAGCCTCACCCTCGACAAGGCCCCTGCCAAACCCCAGGAAAAGACCTTCCAGGTCAAGGACCTCACCGTCATCGCCCCCAACGGCCAGCACACCGTTGACGGCATCAGCTTCGATATTGCCCGTGGCGAGATCCTGGCCGTTGCGGGAGTCCAGGGCAACGGCCAGACCGAACTCACCGAAGCCATCCTCGGGCTGCAGGACCGCGTCCACGGCTCCATCCTTCTGGACAACGTGGAACTTGTTGGCCGCAGCGTGAAGGAGGTCCTGAACGCCGGCGTCGGCTTCGTCCCCGAAGACCGGTCCGTTGATGGTCTGATCGGCACGTTCTCCATTGCCGAAAACCTGGTGCTTGACAGATACGATCAGCCGCCCTTTGCCAAGGGCATCAGCATGAGCCCGGCGAAGGTCCTGGAGAATGCGAAATCCCGGATCGAAGAGTTCGATGTCCGGACACCCTCCGGCCTGCTGGCCGCAGGCACCCTGTCCGGCGGCAACCAGCAAAAGGTGGTCATGGCCAGGGAGCTGTCCCGGCCGCTGCGCCTTTTCATCGCCTCACAGCCCACCCGCGGCGTGGACGTCGGCTCCATCGAATTCCTGCACAAGCGGATCGTTGCTGAACGGGACCAAGGCACACCGGTCATGATCATCTCCACGGAACTGGATGAGGTCATGGAGCTCGCCGACCGGATCGCCGTGCTGTACAAGGGCAAACTGGTGGGCATTGTCCCGGCCGGCACCGGGCGTGATGTCCTGGGCCTGATGATGGCGGGTATCTCCGCGGAGGACGCCGCCGGCCCGGAGCACGCAGGTCCGGGCGCCGTACAGGCCGATATGCCTGCCACTGGCACAGCAGTTCCTACGCCCCCGGCCGACACGAACGCTGCCGCAGACCGTCGCGCAGCCTCCAGCCCCGAAGGAGGCGATCATGCCTGA